GCAAATCCTCAAGCTCAAACTGCTTCCTCCTATCGAAAAACACCAACTTGCTTTGGTCCGTAGCGGTAGTCCCATCACTATCTGCACCCCCATTATTTGCATACACTTTCTTATCACTCCCATAGCTACTCCcactcctcctcctcttcccaCTCTCACTCCCGGCCATCGAGCCCGAGCTATACCCTCGATCCCTAGCACAATAATGCGCCACCACGAACgacaccaccaccaacaaagCAACACAATTCGCTATCACAATAGCCACAATCACACCAGTACTTAACCCTTTCTTAGAAGGCAATTCTCCTCTTGCTTGACTCATTACAGGCGCTTCTGGTAACGAGCTCGGGTTTGATGGCACCGTCTGACTCTGAGCCGATGCAGTCGCTGGAGATGTATTGGTGAACGAACAAGCAGGCAAAGGACTCGACCCACATAGCCCTTCGTTCCCAGAAAAGCTTTCTCGACCAAACTTTTTCACCAACCCATCAGGTACATTTCCATAGAATTCATTGTTGGTCAAGTTCAGTTCTTTGAGGTTAacaagagagacagagagatcAGGAATCGAACCCGAAAGCACGTTGTTCTGTAACCGTAGCGTGAGGAGCCGAGTCAAATTCAACAACTGCTTCGGAATCGAGCCACGTATGTTGTTATCGGAGAGGTCGAGACGGAGGAGCCTATTTAGCGAGTCGATCTGTGTTGGGATATCTCCAGAGAGGTCATTGGCAGAGAGGTAGAGAAGTTTGAGGTTGGTGCAGTTGGTGAGAGGCAAAATGGTGCCGTTGAGGCGGTTGTTGTGGAGGTCGAGGAGTCGAAGCTGGTCGAGATGGGCCAGAGAGTCGAGAGGTCCACGGAGGTTGAGAGAtgggagtgagagagagatgacACGGTCTTTGTTGGTGGAGCAGCGGACACCACGCCAGTAAGAAGTGCAGGCATCGAGGCCGGTCCAGTTCGAGTCGAGGTTGCCGTGAGTGTCGGTTTCGAGACGAAAACGTGTGAGGAATTGTGTGTCATTTGGAGGAGTAAGAGAAAGGGAAGGagagatgaagaagaggaagaagaagaagaagaagaaaggtaaGGGAAAGGGATAAGGATAGTTGTTCATTGTTTGAGGTTTTTGGAGTGGTGTAGGCGGGAAGAGTGGGTATGACTAATGAGATATGAGAGagtgtgtttttttaaaaattatataagtttCTTTAGCTACTCTCTTTGTCTCTTCTTCTCTCCCTCCTCATCTTACCTCTATTTTGTTCTATTTGTTTAAAGAAGTTCAAATTTGGGAGCTTAAGGGAGAGTTAAATGGTAGAGGCTCTAGAGGGGATCAGGAGGATGTTACAAACACAACAGTTTAGATAATAACTTTCATAATTGCTGTGTAATTATTATGTGTTCTCGGAATATTACTAAGATTTaccataaatgtgagaggagggagcatCACGTTACTATGCTTCGGGAGTGCcaaataaattttctaattgtTGAGTTGAcatgttattatttattatcacATGTATTCATCGCATACACTATTTCATTATTCATCAATTACTATTAACTACTTGATCCTTTAAGCAGTTGTGAAATATGTTGCCGACTCTAGAGTTATTTACATGCGTTGGTTTCTCATATGGGGCTTGTATGATTAAAGGGtggggagagagagacaagGTGTGTGTGCTTATGATATCTTTTTTAGCTGGActtttgagaattgagagagTATGATTAAAGGTGACAATAGGCTATGGGGATGAGGGTGGGGTGTGTTGGATGAATGATTGCACTTCCCCCACTACTCTCAAAAGGGAATGAGTGGAACGTTTTTAAATCAGGGTgtttccctttctctttttctttaccaattgaaaattttgggttcttatcccaaccaaaaataaaataaaattgaatattgAATATTGAATATTTTGGGTACCACTAATCATACACTTTTGCATGGTAGCCTAGGAGCGCTTCCTAGGGATTATAGTGAAGATCACGCATAAccttacttaaaaagaagattATGGGTTCatccaaaaagaagaagaagaagataatggCATggttattaaattaaataattaatcactTTGCCATGTGACTCATAAATTACTATTAATCCTGCAATTTCGAAGTGCTCAACAAAGTGCCTACGTAATTGAATTGATTCCAGAGTTTGACTGAAGCTGATATTGGTATAGAATTAAAAGGACTCGATTGTCACTGTGTACTAATCCCTTTTATATAAGACTCTCAATTAGCTGCAGAATTCACTGCTTTATTGCTTTTACCAACAATCAATGTCTATTGCAATTGTATTGATTCTCTCTGGTGGCTCTTGCATTGGTTTTTCCTTTCCCTGAAATCTCAGTGCCATTTTATCTAAA
The sequence above is drawn from the Quercus robur chromosome 7, dhQueRobu3.1, whole genome shotgun sequence genome and encodes:
- the LOC126692034 gene encoding leucine-rich repeat receptor-like protein kinase PXC1 — translated: MNNYPYPFPLPFFFFFFFLFFISPSLSLTPPNDTQFLTRFRLETDTHGNLDSNWTGLDACTSYWRGVRCSTNKDRVISLSLPSLNLRGPLDSLAHLDQLRLLDLHNNRLNGTILPLTNCTNLKLLYLSANDLSGDIPTQIDSLNRLLRLDLSDNNIRGSIPKQLLNLTRLLTLRLQNNVLSGSIPDLSVSLVNLKELNLTNNEFYGNVPDGLVKKFGRESFSGNEGLCGSSPLPACSFTNTSPATASAQSQTVPSNPSSLPEAPVMSQARGELPSKKGLSTGVIVAIVIANCVALLVVVSFVVAHYCARDRGYSSGSMAGSESGKRRRSGSSYGSDKKVYANNGGADSDGTTATDQSKLVFFDRRKQFELEDLLRASAEMLGKGSLGTVYRAVLDDGATVAVKRLKDANPCARKEFEQYMDLIGKLKHPNIVRFRAYYYAKEEKLLVYDYLPNGSLHSLLHGNRGPGRIPLDWTTRISLVLGAARGLAKVHEEYEGSRIPHGNVKSSNVLLDKNGVACISDFGLSLLLNPVHAIARLGGYRAPEQAEIKRLSQKADVYSFGVLLLEVLTGKAPSQYPSPTRPRMDEEEQLAVDLPKWVRSVVKEEWTAEVFDQELLRYKNIEEELVSMLHVGLTCVVPQPEKRPTMVEVTKMIEDIRVEQSPLGEDYDESRNSLSPSLATTEDGLA